GGGCTAGCAACGGTGGTGAACGTGGCGGTGTCCGACCACCTACCCGTTGTTGAATTGTTGTAACCGATCACTCGCCATCCATACGTAGTGCCTGGCTTCAGATTCGGCACGGTCCAGCTTGCACCCGTGATCTTGAAGAACTCAAACTCCGGCTTCGAGAAGTTCGGTTTAGAGGTGATCTGGAGATCATAGAACGTAGCCATCTCCACAAAGCTCCACGAGAACTCTGCGTCAATGGTATCCACGTTGCTCGTGAACTTGGGATCGATCGTTGACGGTGGATGAAGAACCGACGTGGAGATCGTTGTAAAGGTGAACGGATCTGCATCTGGTCCGGGGCCATACTTCCCAACGGCCTTCACAACCCAGCTTGCTCGCATTGCAACAGGTAGCGTTGAGATGGTAAGGGGCGGTGTGGTTGCCGAGTCCACTTTCACGATCGAACTGTCCTGCATCCGCTTGATGGTAATGATGTACCGAAGTGCCCCCGGTACCTCTTCCCACGTGAACACTGGACCGTCGGTTGGCACATTCGTTGTATCGTCTGCAGGATCAAGAAGAACCGGTGCAGGAGGAGAAGTGACGAAGAAGGCACTCGTACTGGATCTCCCAACGATGGTGTCATTGATCGCGCGAACCGTCCACGTATACTTTGTATTCGGACGAAGAAGGGAGTCGGGCACGAAGGTTGTCCCCGTAAAGATCGTATCAAGCGCTGGTGTTGGCGACTGCATCGGCATCACAACCAGACGATACTTCTGAGCACCGGTAGCGGCATTCCATCGGAAGATGTGCGACGGTAGGATGGCGATTGTATCCTTCACAAGCACGGGGGAGACAAGTACGGGCAAACCCAAACGCGTTGTGAACTTCGATACCGTTGACCACGGTCCGTAATCAGAAGTACGCTTTACGCGCACTCTCCAGTAGAGCGTAGTGAAATCCGGGATCGCTGTTATCGTTGTATCCAGTCTGCGAGTTGAAAAACGGGCGTAGACAGTCTGGAAGGTAGGGACGGCGGATAGCTCAACCTGAAACTCTCCAATTCCAACGGCACTGGTCCACTCAAGCTTAACGTCCGGTGCGAGCTCGGTAGCAAGATTTGCAGGGGCAAGAAGGCCTGGAGCAAAACACTTCTCATAGGCGATCATGAACTCGCCCATAAGCAGCTTTGAAACGGTCAACTTCTTGGTTGTTGAACTGTAGGTGGCATTGACGGCACTGAATGCCCCCTGTCCTTCCTTAACCCGATGGAAGAGAGTGATCTGATTAGGAAACTCAACTCCGGGAACGGAGCCGATGTCAAACACCATTGAACCGGCAACGAGGGCGGTATCCTTTACACGAACAACCCAGCGAGTTGGGAGAACGCCGCACGAGACATTGCCCACATAGGATATTGCATGGGGCTGATAGGCATGACGTTCAACGACAGCTTGTGTGGTGTCATCAACTCTAGACCATGTGATAGCAACGTGTGTAGTGCTGTCTCCGCGAGTGAATGATGTAGTTCCCGTGGCGGTGATGCGCCGGAACGCTCCGGTCATGGCAAAGACATCCTTCAGAACACGATAGGATGTGAACCCATTGGCCGTTGGATTATCGATCTGTACCTGAACAACACCGTCTCTGTCAACCTCGTGAGCGATGGTGAAATTCGAACCATTACCCCATCCGATAAGGACGTTCCCATTTTCAAGCTCCTGAACACTGCCCATGGTGGCGGCGTACAGGTCAGGTGTTGGTCTGAACTCCCAGACTCTCCGAACGGTCTTCGCATCTTCATCGATATCAAGCTCGATAGCTCTCGACCGTTGCGGGGCGGGCTTTAGGTTGCCGTTGTCAAAGACAAGGAGTGTTCCAGAGCTTGTGCGCACCGCAGAATGCTGGTGCGAGAAGCCTATGAAATTATCTGTGGTATCGTTGAGCCAGGTGAATTCATTGTGCTTCGATTTCGACCCGCCTAAACGCCACATGATATCACCGGTAACACCATTGATCTTGATGATCTCATCAAGGTGTCGACACGAGGCGAGGTAGTTCCCGTCTGTGTCCTTCCAGATCGAATTGATATGCAAGTAGTCTACAAGTGCCTGTGTAAGCTCAACGCCATCAGCAGCATCCGTCACCGGAATGTGATCCTTGGAATGCCAGCTGAAGAGTGTACGGCCTTCAAAGGTCTTTTCCTGGATGATGTTATACGTGACCTTGGCATCCACTCGTCCTCCCGGTACGATGCCGGAGAGGTCTACGATTCTATCTTCAAATCCAAGGACGAGGTACGACGTGTCAGTAAGGATCCGTGCCTCATGAAAGTCAGTAGTATAGGGGGCGTCTACCTTCATGGTATCGATCACGGCCCGGTTGATGTCACGCCGTATGTAACACGCTACTCCCTGACCGGCCGTGAAATGGGTGATCCACTTCCCCTTGTATGGAGCAACGTTTGCGTGAGGACCGGAACGCGTCTTGAACATGTTCTTGCCGGAATGGTCCATCATGGCAAATGAGTCCATGGCGTTGGGGGCCACAAAAAAGTACCCGGGAGAAGGGTTTTTAAGAACCGAGAGATTCATTTCCCTGAATGCGATCTGACCCAAACTCTCAACAGTAAAAGCAGAGAGAAAGACTGCAAACAGGCTGGTCACGACAATTGTCGATATTTGACGTCTACCCATGAAAATTCTCCGATTCATCACGTTTTCGCTGTGTTTTTGGGTGCTAGCGCACATCAGCGTAACAACTCTTTCAGCGGGTGTTTTGTTACAACCCGATGAACCGTATGCGTTTACGCGTGTGGGTGTTAACACGTTTATTGGTGTGAACGTAATCTACGCTCAAGAAAAGACACTTCTTCTTGCCACCTTTGAGGATCTCTTCAGATCCACAGATAAGGGGGCTACATGGAACACGGTTGCAGAGCCCCTTTCCTACCGACACGTAACATCGATCGATCCGCGTGGGGATACGGTGTTTGCAGGGATGGCCAATGGGTCCACCTTCCGAACAACAAATCATGGGCTGGATTGGAAGTCATATTCTCGGGTAGCTAGAGACAGTGCCTCTGAGCCGACCAGCCTACCCGGAATCCATGCAAAGGGGAACACCCACGTCTGGGTGGGGATCAAGGACAGCATTATGACCATAGAGTACTGGTATGGTGTATCGAGATCGATGTCCCGACCGGAATTCTCCCTGGCTTCGGCCTGCGCTACGGTGGATAGTCTCGTCTTTATTGCTCTGAAACGCTACGGGATACTCAGGCTCAATACGAACAATGATGTTGTTGACACCCTTCCGCTTGGACATTTGAATGGGGCGTTTTTCTCGGCTCTCGCCGTCCAGGATGGATTCTTGTATGCAGGTGTGAAGTTGGGGAGAGGGGGCTTGCATCGCCGTCCACTCTCAGGAACGTTGTTCGAGTCCGTGATCAACGACCGCGAATCTGGCATTATTGAGATCACCTGCCTGCAGCCTTCTGCTCGAGGCATGTATATCGGCACAAAGGAGAACGGAGTTCTTTTTGCGGGTCGTTCATCAAGGCTCATGCGATCGATCAGCGATGGAGTCTACCGCGGCATGGCACAGAACATCGTTGTTATAGATTCAACGGTGTTTGTTGCATGTAGACTTCGTGGTGTCTACGTCATGCACGGAGTTTCGGATGAGATCCGCCCCCTCCCAACCCCGATCCCCCAAAGTCCGGAGTACATTCTTGGCTCATTGGGAACATCGGTGGTTGTGGGATTTGCTGATGGGCGATTGTTGCGAAGTCCGGACAAAGGAAGGACGTGGGACTCTATCCCAAGTCCATTCAAACAAGCCCATCTCAATGCCCTTACAAGCAGAGGCAACACACTCTATGCCGCTACCTTGAATGGAGTTTGGTGTACGAGTGATACGGGGCGAACGTGGCGTCCGCTTGATCCTTCACTCAACAAAGAGAACGTGCAGAAGGTTGTGTTCCACGATAGCGTGATCGTCGTGATCGCTTCATCGAACGCATTCTTCCATTATCCTTCCGGAACAACGATCGCATTCGATCCGAAACTCACGCTGGATCATCTGCCGCGACTTGTAGACGTGCTATTCTATAACAACAAGCTCTATGGTGTTGGCTATCCCGGACTCTATGCCAGCGACGACAACGGCAGGACGTGGACCGTGTACAAGATGCCTCCCAAGGTGATGGTTGTTCGAACTCTTGCCATCACAAACAATACGATGTACATCGCAACCGATATGGGGCAGATAATGTCATGCCCATTGCCATGAGCTTTCTTCCTGCTACCGTCGTCATTTTCCTTGTCATGTGTCTGTCCGCTTCGGCTCAAAAAAAGCAAGACACAACCGTCTACACAAAACCTGAAGTGGTTGTAAGCGCGGTGCGTGCAGAGGAGAACATTCTCGAGATCCCGCTGGCGATCACCGTAGTTCCGGAAATGGTACTGCAGACCCAACGCGGTTATGGCGTGGACGGACTGCTCACTCTTGTTCCAGGAGTGATAGGTCAGTCGAGAACCGGAGGTATGGACTCGCGGATCCAGATCCGCGGCTTCGGCGCACGTGGAGCCGGACAACGGTCCAATGCAGGCACGTCGCGAGGAATTCGGTTCTATACTGATGGTATTCCAGAGACAGAGCCAGATGGCCGGACCTCGTTCGACCTGATCAATACGGTTCATGCATCGCGCGTGGAGGTCATTCGTTCAAATGCATCAACGCTGTGGGGTAATGCCTCCGGTGGTATCGTCTCGGTAAGCACAGTACCAACAACACGTAACGCCTTCACAGACCTTAGCCTATCGGTCGGAAGCTTTGGCTTTCTCCGGCAATCGCTCCTTGCCAACACTCCGATGGGTGACGGCCAGGCATATGCATCGATCACGAACACAGCTATGGACGGATGGCGCCAGAACTCGAGCGGATCGCAAACACTTGGAACGATAGGCATCATTCTCAAGCCGGCACCGCGAACGAACGTCAATGTCTTCTTGACGGCCGCAACGAATGAGTATCAGATCCCAGGTCCGCTTACCCGTGATCAGTGGCTCGGCGATCCGCAACAAGCTCAGGGTGACTCAACGATCTACGACCCAACGTTTGTGGAACGTGATGAGCGTAGGGACAACAACCTCGTTCGCATCGGCACCACCGTTGATCACAACTTCGATCTTGAGAACGGGATCTCAGCAACAGCCTTCGTGCAGAGCAAGAAACTCGCTCGCTCAGAACGGAACACCTGGCGCGATTTCAATCGATATCACATCGGTGGTAATGCCATCTACCGTAACACGCAGTTCTTGAGTACTGAGTCGCAGAACAAGGTATTGGCTGGGGCCGACGTTCAGTACCAAGATGGATCCATTCTCTTCTACAACCTTGATCCCACAACAAAGAGTCGGGGAACCACACTGCGTCAGAACAAACGCGAAGGTGCAATGAACCTAGGTGGTTTTCTTCAGGATGAGTTCATCGCTGGTCCATTCAGTGTAGTGGCCGGACTTCGGTACGACGCTATCACCTACCTCGCTCAAGACTTCATCGAACCTACTGCGGATACAACGGCTACATACTCAAGACTCATTCCCAAGATCGGACTCACGTATCGGCTGGAGCCCCTTGCAAACTTCTACGCAAGTTTTGGAGGGGGCGTTGAAGTACCGGCAGGCAACGAAACAGACCCGCCCAATGTGATCGGCTCTACGGTGCCCACAAAGGCACTGAACCCATTACTTTCTCCGATCGTGAGCACAACGTATGAAGTTGGGATCAAGGGCATTCAGGATATGGACGAAGGATTCTTGCGTGCCTTCCAGTATGACATTGCCGCGTATTACATCAATGTTGAGAACGACATCGTCCCGTACAATAGTGGTTCGTTCTACACAACCGTTGGACAAAGCAAACGAATGGGTGTTGAGCTCGGCGCTGTTGCTGTGAGCGATGTAGGATTCACCCTGGCTACAAGCCTCACCTATATGTCCACGGAGTACGTAGACTATACCGTAGACTCCGGATACATTGACACGAGTTTGGCGGGAAGCACTGTGAGCTACAGCGGAAATGAGCAATCCGGTATACCGGCATTCAACGCCACAGTGCGACTACGATATGACGTCCCGTCCATTCCGGGTCTCTACGGAGAGGTTGAAAGTAGAACGATGAGTTCATACTTCGCAGATGATGCCAACACCATCACCGTTGATGGGTGGACCACTATTTCGGCTGCGATCGGGGCAAGCATTACCATCGTGAGAGACAGAATCACGTTGAACCTACTTGGCAGGGTGGACAATCTCACCGATTCAACCTACATGGCTTCAGCATGGATCAATCCGGACCGCACAGCGGGAGGAACGCCCTACATCGAATCCGGATTGCCTCGGAACTTCACCGGTACCCTTGG
This region of Ignavibacteria bacterium genomic DNA includes:
- a CDS encoding TonB-dependent receptor, which codes for MPIAMSFLPATVVIFLVMCLSASAQKKQDTTVYTKPEVVVSAVRAEENILEIPLAITVVPEMVLQTQRGYGVDGLLTLVPGVIGQSRTGGMDSRIQIRGFGARGAGQRSNAGTSRGIRFYTDGIPETEPDGRTSFDLINTVHASRVEVIRSNASTLWGNASGGIVSVSTVPTTRNAFTDLSLSVGSFGFLRQSLLANTPMGDGQAYASITNTAMDGWRQNSSGSQTLGTIGIILKPAPRTNVNVFLTAATNEYQIPGPLTRDQWLGDPQQAQGDSTIYDPTFVERDERRDNNLVRIGTTVDHNFDLENGISATAFVQSKKLARSERNTWRDFNRYHIGGNAIYRNTQFLSTESQNKVLAGADVQYQDGSILFYNLDPTTKSRGTTLRQNKREGAMNLGGFLQDEFIAGPFSVVAGLRYDAITYLAQDFIEPTADTTATYSRLIPKIGLTYRLEPLANFYASFGGGVEVPAGNETDPPNVIGSTVPTKALNPLLSPIVSTTYEVGIKGIQDMDEGFLRAFQYDIAAYYINVENDIVPYNSGSFYTTVGQSKRMGVELGAVAVSDVGFTLATSLTYMSTEYVDYTVDSGYIDTSLAGSTVSYSGNEQSGIPAFNATVRLRYDVPSIPGLYGEVESRTMSSYFADDANTITVDGWTTISAAIGASITIVRDRITLNLLGRVDNLTDSTYMASAWINPDRTAGGTPYIESGLPRNFTGTLGIRYTP
- a CDS encoding aryl-sulfate sulfotransferase — encoded protein: MGRRQISTIVVTSLFAVFLSAFTVESLGQIAFREMNLSVLKNPSPGYFFVAPNAMDSFAMMDHSGKNMFKTRSGPHANVAPYKGKWITHFTAGQGVACYIRRDINRAVIDTMKVDAPYTTDFHEARILTDTSYLVLGFEDRIVDLSGIVPGGRVDAKVTYNIIQEKTFEGRTLFSWHSKDHIPVTDAADGVELTQALVDYLHINSIWKDTDGNYLASCRHLDEIIKINGVTGDIMWRLGGSKSKHNEFTWLNDTTDNFIGFSHQHSAVRTSSGTLLVFDNGNLKPAPQRSRAIELDIDEDAKTVRRVWEFRPTPDLYAATMGSVQELENGNVLIGWGNGSNFTIAHEVDRDGVVQVQIDNPTANGFTSYRVLKDVFAMTGAFRRITATGTTSFTRGDSTTHVAITWSRVDDTTQAVVERHAYQPHAISYVGNVSCGVLPTRWVVRVKDTALVAGSMVFDIGSVPGVEFPNQITLFHRVKEGQGAFSAVNATYSSTTKKLTVSKLLMGEFMIAYEKCFAPGLLAPANLATELAPDVKLEWTSAVGIGEFQVELSAVPTFQTVYARFSTRRLDTTITAIPDFTTLYWRVRVKRTSDYGPWSTVSKFTTRLGLPVLVSPVLVKDTIAILPSHIFRWNAATGAQKYRLVVMPMQSPTPALDTIFTGTTFVPDSLLRPNTKYTWTVRAINDTIVGRSSTSAFFVTSPPAPVLLDPADDTTNVPTDGPVFTWEEVPGALRYIITIKRMQDSSIVKVDSATTPPLTISTLPVAMRASWVVKAVGKYGPGPDADPFTFTTISTSVLHPPSTIDPKFTSNVDTIDAEFSWSFVEMATFYDLQITSKPNFSKPEFEFFKITGASWTVPNLKPGTTYGWRVIGYNNSTTGRWSDTATFTTVASPSQGLTPISPVTGSIDVPVTGVVTYTTAPRFGQYVVQFDTDPSFTSPKHSFSSINGTCAYTGLSAGTRYFWRVAGRSIGKPDEYGSAASFTTVGVSDVDEETIAAAGANAFVSGEDLIIEAGSSLQPIVKASAYTIQGQLITSTQSAGDRILRLPLGTIARGSYYLIVEFMGGGRQTIAFTKP